The sequence TTGCTCTACATGTTATAGTTTTATCATTAATCATTTAACCActcttctaatattttataatagagAACAGAAAGATTAAAGCAATCCAGATCAACTTTTAAGAGTTCTCTAGACAGTAGGGATCAAGACACAAGTGACAAGGACGTCCAAAAAAGATGCTTAAAACGTACTACATTATTTAGATCCCGAATTTCCTTAGCTAATCATCTTCTGGGGCTAACAACTCTTGCCTCCATTCTCTTTCAAGTCTAACCTATAAATAGCCTTATTAGCTTCTTTAATTCTCATGTATAACAAAGCTTGAGagttgagaaaaaaaacctcGACATGGCTTCTATTCTTGCATTGCTCTTGAGCTCAATTCTCATGGCTTCAGCACTTTCACCAGGAAATGGGCTGAGTTTGAATTACTATGAAAAAACATGTCCTGATGTCGACACTATTGTTACAGATGCTGTCAGGGATGCAATGGCAAGAGACAAAACAGTTCCTGCAGCTCTACTTAGGATGCATTTCCATGATTGTTTCATAAGGGTAGGAAATGAAACAGCATACTTGTTTTCTTAGATCACTTATATCTCCAACTTACTGCTTGTTGTCTGTTTGTTTCTAAGGGCTGTGATGCTTCAGTGCTGTTAAATTCAAAAGGCAGCAATAAGGCAGAGAAAGACGGTCCACCTAATGTTTCACTACATGCCTTTTATGTCATTGacaatgcaaagaaagaagttGAAGCTTCGTGTCCTGGTGTAGTTTCTTGTGCTGATATTCTGGCTTTAGCTGCAAGAGATGCAGTTGCACTTGTAAGACAACAGAACAAGCTAGTAAATACATTCTTCTTATATTCGTTAAAATTTCTTCTGATTCTAAATTCTTCCTGTAGTCTGGAGGACCAACATGGGATGTGCCTAAGGGAAGAAAGGACGGGAGAACATCAAAGGCAAGTGAAACAATACAATTGCCAGCTCCAACTTTTAACATCTCTCAGCTGCAACAAAGCTTCTCCCAAAGAGGCCTGTCCATGGATGATCTAGTGGCTCTTTCAGGTAAACAAAGGGTTGCTTGTATCTCCTCACCAATTACAACAAGATGATAATGTTATAAATAACCAATATGCAGGTGGGCACACTCTAGGTTTTTCCCACTGTTCGTCCTTCCGGAACAGAATCCACAATTTTAATGCCACTCACGACATAGACCCAACTATGAATCCCTCA comes from Ricinus communis isolate WT05 ecotype wild-type chromosome 5, ASM1957865v1, whole genome shotgun sequence and encodes:
- the LOC8268089 gene encoding peroxidase 64, with product MASILALLLSSILMASALSPGNGLSLNYYEKTCPDVDTIVTDAVRDAMARDKTVPAALLRMHFHDCFIRGCDASVLLNSKGSNKAEKDGPPNVSLHAFYVIDNAKKEVEASCPGVVSCADILALAARDAVALSGGPTWDVPKGRKDGRTSKASETIQLPAPTFNISQLQQSFSQRGLSMDDLVALSGGHTLGFSHCSSFRNRIHNFNATHDIDPTMNPSFAARLKSICPKNNKAKNAGAPMDPSSTTFDNTYFKLILQGKSLFSSDQALLTSTGTKDLVSKFATSKDTFSEAFVKSMIRMSSITGGQEVRKDCRVVN